One Malus domestica chromosome 11, GDT2T_hap1 genomic region harbors:
- the LOC103447794 gene encoding uncharacterized protein, translated as MVAISPPQPPNPSLSPLFFFICSAIFSTTIDNSSYNFSKSSTSSSVASLKSFKSSLPQNPQIYNLSEISSATSNFLPHHYLSSSSWHCSIRSEDTVVFQRKSRNSKNLSYTVLSSWLSRMQITTDLAHGLDYIHHCSSLDSTFVHNHIKSSNIIVSE; from the coding sequence ATCTCTCCGCCGCAACCCCCAAATCCCTCCCTCTCTCCATTGTTCTTCTTCATCTGCTCCGCCATTTTCAGCACCACCATCGACAACTCCAGCTACAACTTCTCCAAATCCTCCACCTCCTCATCCGTCGCCTCCCTCAAATCCTTTAAATCCTCCCTCCCTCAAAACCCCCAAATCTACAACCTCTCTGAGATCAGCTCCGCGACCTCCAACTTCCTCCCCCACCACTACCTCTCATCCTCCTCCTGGCACTGCTCCATCCGCTCCGAAGACACCGTCGTCTTCCAGCGCAAGTCCCGCAACTCGAAGAACCTGAGTTACACCGTCCTGTCGTCGTGGCTATCCCGGATGCAGATCACTACCGACCTCGCCCACGGCCTCGATTACATCCACCACTGCTCCAGCCTCGACTCTACATTCGTCCACAACCACATCAAGAGCTCCAACATCATCGTCTCCGAGTAG